The following proteins are co-located in the Fusarium verticillioides 7600 chromosome 7, whole genome shotgun sequence genome:
- a CDS encoding protein arginine N-methyltransferase 5, which translates to MASDDAGFEMSDNFGLQRPNFHIGYHDSTRDEPLTDMQYGHLLNHGLAFATTPITNTHFRDRVFALVSEHLSTLSENGEKPTARATGSRAEPILPPLTPKDTALFPSAAVNTYTAVISPWLDLGSSNPIISSISRQVLNVEINYANFCGVRSIMIPAPRQDASIDGGNQSLAQYARAVEEALTVGNRLTFLIHMPMYREPGLDAKTANISSLDVKTPTKTEGKEIDLLAAWDSWHHVRSVCNYNTRLFVALQIPRVMPEKDLQDRWFAEPLHYLTFSPATFQANKAGFPSLSKRHQNLIFSYMRLKNVPWILLCDVGPDVSHLKDGEQSLPTAQNDLPSLAEAEAQGQSNKTKNNDYISYLRWLEDQQPPFSYLESPTLTSFQDWLQSPLQPLSDNLESATYEVFEGDPVKYSQYEIAVFEALTEWKELKKPTSKDGKVVVAVAGSGRGPLVTRALKASEDAGVPIDMWAVEKNPNAYVYLLRQNDLVWGGKVKVVKTDMRAWKGPIVSEDENGPVYGKVDILISELLGSFGDNELSPECLDGIQHVMSTPHGISIPSSYTAHLSPISTPKIHADILSRVSGDPNAFETPWVVRLFALDFVAEKVPNKPRFQEAWEFCHPIPESSLAALEAKRSGGVVGGGGGSMAGAAGANDHNSRYTHLTFVCRTRGVTHGLAGYFESTLYESQIPENKGEKIEISTHPGRIDEKSKDMISWFPIYFPLKNPLYFPADTELEVSMWRQTDDTKVWYEWLVEAFTWVSPTSRVKVASSDLCSSRQVACLM; encoded by the exons atggcttctgacGACGCAGGCTTCGAAATGTCTGACAACTTTGGTCTTCAACGTCCCAATTTTCATATCGGATACCACGACTCAACGCGCGATGAGCCCCTCACCGATATGCAGTATGGCCATCTGCTGAACCATGGT CTAGCCTTTGCGACGACTCCCATCACAAACACTCACTTCCGAGACCGTGTCTTTGCTCTCGTTTCTGAGCATCTGTCCACACTATCCGAAAATGGGGAGAAGCCTACTGCCAGGGCAACTGGCTCACGAGCAGAGCCCATTTTGCCTCCTTTGACTCCCAAGGACACCGCTCTGTTCCCCAGCGCTGCTGTAAACACCTACACTGCAGTCATCAGCCCCTGGCTCGACCTTGGATCTTCTAAccccatcatctcaagcatCTCCCGCCAGGTCCTCAACGTGGAGATCAACTATGCCAACTTTTGCGGTGTGAGGAGCATCATGATTCCTGCCCCTCGACAGGATGCTTCTATCGACGGCGGCAACCAAAGTCTTGCCCAATACGCACGAGCTGTCGAGGAGGCTCTCACAGTTGGGAACCGACTCACTTTCTTGATTCACATGCCTATGTATCGAGAGCCTGGCCTTGATGCAAAGACGGCCAACATCTCTTCCCTTGATGTTAAGACTCCAACCAAGACCGAAGGAAAGGAGATCGATCTTCTGGCCGCTTGGGATTCGTGGCATCACGTCCGAAGCGTCTGCAACTACAACACTAGACTCTTTGTTG CCTTGCAAATCCCGCGTGTTATGCCCGAGAAGGATCTTCAGGATCGATGGTTTGCTGAGCCTTTGCACTATCTTACATTCAGCCCTGCGACTTTCCAGGCCAACAAGGCTGGTTTCCCATCACTGTCTAAGCGCCACCAGAATCTCATATTCTCGTACATGCGCTTGAAGAATGTCCCATGGATTTTGCTTTGTGACGTTGGCCCTGATGTTTCACACCTTAAGGATGGTGAACAGTCTCTGCCAACCGCTCAAAACGATTTACCTAGCCTGGCCGAAGCTGAGGCTCAGGGACAGTCAAACAAGACCAAAAACAACGACTATATTTCATACCTGCGATGGCTCGAGGACCAACAGCCACCATTTAGCTACCTTGAGAGCCCAACCTTGACCAGCTTCCAAGACTGGCTTCAGTCACCTCTCCAGCCCCTGTCAGACAATCTCGAGTCAGCAACATATGAAGTCTTCGAGGGCGACCCCGTCAAGTATAGCCAGTACGAGATTGCCGTGTTTGAGGCTCTCACAGAATGGAAGGAACTCAAAAAACCCACCTCCAAGGACGGCAAGGTTGtcgttgctgttgctggttctggtCGTGGCCCTCTCGTTACTCGAGCACTCAAAGCGTCTGAGGATGCCGGTGTTCCCATCGATATGTGGGCGGTTGAGAAGAACCCCAACGCCTATGTCTACCTTTTGCGCCAGAATGACCTTGTCTGGGgtggcaaggtcaaggttgtcaagaccGATATGCGAGCATGGAAGGGTCCTATCGTCTCCGAGGACGAGAATGGACCTGTATATGGCAAGGTTGATATTCTCAtctctgagcttcttggtTCGTTCGGTGATAACGAGCTCTCTCCCGAATGTCTTGATGGAATCCAACATGTCATGTCCACACCACATGGAATCTCCATTCCCAGCTCTTACACCGCTCATCTGAGCcccatctcaacacccaAGATCCACGCTGATATCCTCTCACGAGTTTCTGGAGATCCCAACGCTTTCGAGACACCTTGGGTTGTTCGCCTTTTTGCTCTCGACTTTGTTGCCGAGAAAGTGCCCAACAAGCCCAGATTTCAGGAAGCCTGGGAATTCTGTCACCCCATTCCCGAATCTTCACTCGCTGCCCTGGAGGCCAAGCGCTCTGGTGGCGTCGTGGGAGGTGGCGGCGGTAGCATGGCTGGTGCAGCTGGTGCCAATGACCACAACTCGCGATATACTCATCTCACCTTTGTCTGCCGGACAAGAGGTGTCACTCATGGGTTGGCGGGCTACTTTGAGTCGACTCTATATGAGTCTCAGATTCCAGAGaacaagggagagaagatcgaaaTCAGCACACACCCTGGGCgtattgatgagaagagcaaagatATGATCTCTTGGTTCCCCATCTACTTCCCCCTGAAG AACCCTCTCTACTTCCCAGCTGATACCGAGCTTGAGGTTAGCATGTGGCGACAGACAGATGATACCAAGGTGTGGTATGAATGGCTCGTCGAGGCTTTCACATGGGTCAGCCCAACAAGCCGTGTCAAGGTTGCTTCCTCAGATCTGTGCAGCAGTCGCCAAGTGGCATGCCTGATGTAG